Proteins encoded in a region of the Podospora pseudopauciseta strain CBS 411.78 chromosome 6, whole genome shotgun sequence genome:
- the SHE9 gene encoding sensitivity to high expression protein she9 (COG:S; BUSCO:EOG09264LJU; EggNog:ENOG503NZZI), whose amino-acid sequence MPGLGYDVFALGTRAVSGVPAADCQGISSTDPIDTRELSSPHVRHTRNVVTVPAVPRPRAESFMSPHTTLRLAARPLSQLATRKALAQLPSQCFRYNTSCAGFGIGLYARLPRHFSTARPPPKRPQPETDPVIELGSPSEPIPLSAPQPESQHITENTPSDPSSPPPTEDADPSKSEPTSESPSSSPESSSPDPSPSESPNPSPSKPNPPEPELPSVTDSHRHSLSVKFSTFMDQFQSRILVATQTLNDLTGYSAIEAIKSRNAQLESDLSTAQARLRAARQNYKSLTTHRASTQREVTALLARKDTWNPTDLERFTSLYRMDHTLEAQVSAASAELTEAETNESRISAELNAGILRRYHEEQIWSDRIRRQSTWGTWGLMGVNFVLFLVLQFVAEPWRRKRMIKGIAETEKENMEEVRRELKEVRAAMEVVKEHHQRQQLAAPVVVEEEPVLTEGEEQEDGAAVPLATEEEEATRPSEHDFRRSSLFGGGQRPWKEVLQEYWEDPQLLRDDAMDLYSDRRIALRMKDVSVIALEGAAAGAAVAVAVALAVMRFSSP is encoded by the coding sequence ATgccagggttagggtatgACGTCTTTGCTCTTGGCACCCGGGCGGTCAGCGGGGTACCCGCGGCAGATTGCCAGGGAATATCATCAACGGATCCGATTGACACCCGAGAgctctcttctcctcacGTCCGGCACACCCGCAACGTTGTTACCGTTCCAGCCGTTCCCCGGCCTCGAGCCGAATCCTTCATGTCGCCTCACACAACTTTGCGGCTGGCTGCCCGGCCTCTCAGTCAATTGGCGACGAGGAAAGCGCTAGCCCAGCTGCCGTCGCAATGTTTCCGGTATAACACCTCATGCGCTGGATTCGGCATTGGGCTCTACGCCCGTCTCCCACGGCACTTCTCAACCGcccgccctcccccaaaacgaCCGCAACCCGAGACAGATCCTGTCATTGAGCTTGGATCTCCAAGCGAGCCCATTCCCCTCAGCGCGCCCCAGCCCGAAAGCCAGCACATCACAGAAAACACACCTTCAGacccctcatcaccaccgccaacagaAGATGCCGACCCCTCAAAATCAGAACCAACTTCCGaatcaccttcctcctctcccgaatcttcctcccccgacccttctccctccgaatccccaaacccctccccctcaaaacccaacccccccgaaCCCGAACTCCCCTCCGTAACCGACTCCCACCGCCACTCCCTCTCAGTCAAATTCTCCACCTTCATGGACCAGTTCCAATCCCGCATCCTCGTCGCAACCCAAACCCTAAACGACCTAACAGGCTACTCCGCCATCGAAGCCATAAAGTCCCGCAACGCCCAGCTGGAATCAgacctctccaccgcccaaGCCCGCCTCCGCGCCGCCCGCCAAAATTACAAgtccctcaccacccaccgcGCCTCGACCCAGAGGGAGgtcaccgccctcctcgcgAGAAAAGACACCTGGAACCCGACCGATCTGGAACGATTCACTTCGCTTTATCGAATGGACCACACCCTCGAAGCTCAAGTCTCTGCCGCGAGCGCGGAGCTGACAGAGGCAGAGACGAACGAGAGCAGGATATCTGCTGAGCTGAACGCGGGGATCCTGAGGCGGTATCATGAGGAGCAGATTTGGAGTGATAGGATAAGGAGGCAGTCGACTTGGGGGAcgtgggggttgatgggcgTGAACTTTGTCTTGTTTTTGGTTCTGCAGTTTGTGGCGGagccgtggaggaggaagaggatgattAAGGGGATTGCGGAGACGGAAAAGGAGAatatggaggaggtgaggagggagctgaaggaggtcagggcggcgatggaggtggtgaaggagcaTCATCAGAGACAACAACTGGCTGCacctgtggtggtggaggaggagccagtTTTGactgagggggaggaacaAGAAGATGGTGCTGCCGTCCCCTTGGCaacagaagaggaggaagccaCCCGCCCATCGGAGCACGACTTTAGGCGGAGCAGCCTCTTTGGAGGCGGCCAGAGGCCTTGGAAAGAGGTACTTCAGGAGTACTGGGAAGATCCCCAGTTGCTCAGGGATGACGCGATGGATTTGTATAGCGACAGGAGGATAGCGCTGAGGATGAAGGATGTGTCGGTTATCGCGCTTGAGGGCGCGGCGGCGGGTGCTGCGGTTGCGGTGGCTGTTGCGCTGGCGGTGATGCGGTTCAGCAGCCCATAA
- a CDS encoding hypothetical protein (COG:Q; EggNog:ENOG503NUTB) has protein sequence MDEFTGNLEGKVAIVTGASRGIGATIATTLAQHGCAVVINYNNSAAEAKILGKRINKDYDVTTYAVQADVSKPEEVAQLFEKTVKVLGRVDIVVSNAGVEHFGNLAAVQSEEIDHVFDVNVKGQFFVAQQAEKYMEEWGRLILTSSVSAVMGVPHHTIYAASKAAVTGMTKCLAWDFGKKNITVNCIAAGGVKSDMYDKNAKEYMKDGDELSVAEIDARISSWSPLGRVGMPEDIAGVVALLASDEAGWITGQTLHVSGGAHMATA, from the exons ATGGATGAGTTCACAGGAAATCTTGAGGGCAAAGTTGCAATCG TAACCGGCGCCTCTCGCGGCATTGGGGCAACTATTGCAACTACACTCGCTCAACATGGGTGTGCTGTAGTAATAAACTACAACAACTCCGCCGCAGAAGCCAAGATCCTGGGGAAACGGATTAATAAGGACTACGATGTCACAACCTACGCCGTGCAGGCCGATGTCTCCAAACCCGAGGAAGTAGCACAACTGTTTGAAAAGACTGTCAAAGTGCTGGGAAGGGTTGACATAGTTGTCAGCAACGCTGGCGTTGAGCATTTCGGCAATCTTGCTGCAGTGCAATCGGAGGAGATCGACCATGTCTTCGATGTCAATGTCAAGGGCCAGTTCTTCGTCGCTCAACAAGCGGAGAAGTATATGGAGGAATGGGGGAGGCTGATACTGACAAGCAGTGTTTCTGCCGTAATG GGCGTACCACATCACACAATCTATGCGGCGTCCAAAGCGGCGGTTACGGGAATGACCAAGTGCCTGGCATGGGATTTTGGAAAGAAGAACATCACAGTGAACTGCATCGCAGCTGGCGGTGTCAAGAGTGATATGTATGACAAGAATGCAAAGGAGTACATGAAGGACGGGGATGAACTGAGTGTGGCGGAAATTGACGCTCGTATATCATCTTGGAGTCCACTAGGAAGGGTTGGGATGCCGGAAGATATTGCTGGTGTGGTTGCATTGCTGGCAAGCGATGAAGCAGGATGGATCACTGGACAGACCTTGCATGTTAGTGGAGGCGCTCACATGGCCACTGCCTAA